The DNA sequence CAAAGATTTTCCTGTAACAGGCCCTCTTAAGTTTATCAGCGCCGAACAGGCAAAAAATGCGTGCCGCTTTGTGAGCAGCTCTGTAAATCAGCTATTAAAAAATGCCCAGGAAACCCTCATCCTTAAACAAAAGACGGACAGACTAAAGGCGGTTCTGGGCATGTGGGGCTTTGCCAGCAGGGAAAAACCCGAGACCCTTTACAAATATATGATAGCCAATCTGTTTAGCCTCCTCGACCTTAAGGAGATTGCAGTTTTTTCCCTCGACAGGGCACAGGGCGCCTATGTGGGTGTTTGCAGCCTGAAGAGAGCTGACAAAGGAATAAACGGCCACAGCATCAGCGAGAGGGATATTATAGTGCAGGAGATTTTAAGGAACAAGTCGTTTGTTTCATCGATGGAGCCTTTAATGGGCGTCAGGGCTGATTTCCTGAAAGACATAAAGACCTTTTATTTTTTCCCCATTTTCGTCGATCATGAATTAGAAAGTATTCTGGGCATCTTTGAAAGCCCGCTTAAAGAGGCTGACATAAAAATTGTTAATGCCTTCTGCGTCCAGACTGCGATAGCTCTGGAGAATCAGAAGCTGCATTTTGAGATGCATGCAAAGGTTGCTAAATTTGCTACTATTTCAGAACTCACCAGCGAGATGGCCTCTGTCTTTGGCTGGGAGAACCTTTTGCAGATGATACTGAATAAGTCCACGGAGTTTCTCAAAGCAGAGCAGGGCTCTCTGATGATACTCAATAAGGAAACTGAAGTGCTGCTTCTTGAAGCAAGGAAGGGTATAGCTGAGGGCATAACAGAAAAACTTAAAATTCAAAAAGGCGAGGGTATTGCCGGAAGAGTAGTTGAACTCGGCGAGCCATTCCTCGTTGAGGATATCGAGAGTGACCCGAGGATAAATCAAAAAAACAGGCTGCGGTACAAGACAAAATCTTTTATCAGCGTGCCTATAAAGATCGATGACCGCGTTATCGGCGTGCTGAATATAGCAGACAAGACAACAGGAGAGGTCTTTAATGAAGAGGATTTAAAATTTGTTCAATCCTTTGCAACCCAGGCCGCTGTTGTGATAGAGAGGAATATGCTTTATAAACAGGCAGAGGAATTAAAAAAGTTATCCATAACAGACGCCCTTACAGGCCTTCTCAACCGTAGATACCTGCACAGCAGGCTGGAAGAGGAGATGTTGCGTTCAGAGAGGCATGCCCGGCCCCTGAGTCTTTTAATGCTGGATATAGATGGTTTTAAGGGTTACAATGATGCATTCGGCCATCCAATGGGTGACAGGGCACTTAAGATAGTGGCTGACAGGGTGTTAAACTCTGTAAGGTCGATAGATATAGTGTCCCGTTATGGCGGCGATGAATTCATGGTAATCCTGCCTGAAACTGATAAGACATTGGCCCAGAGC is a window from the Nitrospirota bacterium genome containing:
- a CDS encoding diguanylate cyclase, yielding MISTENSQHLNALFLSDEWKAHLRTLSDAAGFNLSIYSEQGELIFSTEDYIPMCRGLLSSPEFKSKCDTYCRVTMMSSIEKNKPVIYKCYAKIMSFSIPVEYFGEKAVIVGQGSFSTYEDFLEFAKLLALSKVKDFPVTGPLKFISAEQAKNACRFVSSSVNQLLKNAQETLILKQKTDRLKAVLGMWGFASREKPETLYKYMIANLFSLLDLKEIAVFSLDRAQGAYVGVCSLKRADKGINGHSISERDIIVQEILRNKSFVSSMEPLMGVRADFLKDIKTFYFFPIFVDHELESILGIFESPLKEADIKIVNAFCVQTAIALENQKLHFEMHAKVAKFATISELTSEMASVFGWENLLQMILNKSTEFLKAEQGSLMILNKETEVLLLEARKGIAEGITEKLKIQKGEGIAGRVVELGEPFLVEDIESDPRINQKNRLRYKTKSFISVPIKIDDRVIGVLNIADKTTGEVFNEEDLKFVQSFATQAAVVIERNMLYKQAEELKKLSITDALTGLLNRRYLHSRLEEEMLRSERHARPLSLLMLDIDGFKGYNDAFGHPMGDRALKIVADRVLNSVRSIDIVSRYGGDEFMVILPETDKTLAQSIAERLRIDMAETEMPPEGLPAPWKFTASIGIVSYPENGKTIDLLLENVDRALYNAKNKGGNRIEVFS